A region of Actinomycetota bacterium DNA encodes the following proteins:
- a CDS encoding CDP-alcohol phosphatidyltransferase family protein has product MSDPERPTHPTVAQIREVCQPPAIRGRKNSEHWVADVYLRDISPYLTRVLLRTPITANQVTWLMVATGASAALCVLIPGILGPILAVLLGQMQMLWDCCDGEVARWRRKSSPKGVFIDRVGHYTTEGLIPIALGMRAAGFPDAGWTNSIWPFLGALLSVIVLYNKALNDMVHVSRAYNDLPKLVDKEEVGVPQNSGLRSLRSVARFIPFHRAYHSVELTLLILVAGIADLFVDDLQATQILLVALVLFGVVTIVGHLASILSSGKLR; this is encoded by the coding sequence GTGAGCGATCCCGAACGTCCGACTCATCCAACGGTCGCTCAGATCCGCGAAGTCTGCCAGCCACCAGCAATTCGCGGTCGTAAGAACTCTGAGCACTGGGTGGCCGATGTCTACCTTCGCGATATCTCGCCGTACCTGACTCGAGTGCTCTTGCGCACCCCCATCACGGCGAATCAAGTCACTTGGTTGATGGTGGCCACGGGTGCATCTGCGGCTCTGTGTGTCTTGATCCCCGGGATTCTCGGCCCGATTCTGGCCGTACTGCTCGGACAGATGCAGATGCTCTGGGATTGCTGTGATGGTGAGGTTGCCAGGTGGCGCCGGAAGTCCTCGCCCAAGGGTGTCTTCATTGACCGTGTTGGTCACTACACCACTGAAGGTCTGATTCCCATTGCGCTGGGCATGCGCGCTGCGGGTTTCCCGGACGCCGGTTGGACGAATTCAATCTGGCCATTCCTGGGAGCGCTGCTGTCCGTCATTGTTTTGTACAACAAGGCCCTGAACGACATGGTGCATGTCTCGCGCGCATACAACGACCTGCCCAAACTTGTCGACAAGGAAGAGGTAGGCGTTCCCCAGAACTCGGGCCTGCGCAGCCTGCGTTCTGTGGCGCGGTTCATTCCCTTTCACCGGGCCTACCACTCAGTTGAATTGACCTTGCTGATCCTGGTCGCCGGGATTGCCGATCTCTTTGTCGATGATCTGCAGGCAACGCAGATCCTGCTAGTCGCGCTTGTGCTCTTTGGCGTAGTGACGATTGTTGGGCACCTGGCCTCGATTCTGTCCTCGGGCAAACTTCGATGA
- a CDS encoding glycosyltransferase, producing MSLPKLGVVLLTMGRRPEELARGLASLQSQVGVELDIVVVGNGWQPVDLPAAVKALYLEHNLGIPAGRNAGVAVVQGELLFFLDDDAALADAHFLATIAQRFAADPQLGLLQPRVVDPAGLAAPARWVPRLRVGDPAEPGPATSLWEGAVAIRRDLFDRIGGWPDEFFYAHEGIDLVWRVWDEGFTPWYAGDLEVHHPVIDPARHVEYYRLNARNRVWLARRNLPLVLEPIYVGTWVGMTLLRVHDRQALRAWFGGMSEGMRVRPKGRRVMHWSTVWAMTKAGRPPVI from the coding sequence ATGAGCCTGCCCAAACTTGGCGTTGTTCTGCTGACGATGGGCAGACGGCCCGAAGAACTCGCGCGCGGTCTTGCTTCGCTGCAATCACAAGTCGGTGTGGAGTTGGACATCGTGGTGGTGGGCAACGGCTGGCAGCCGGTAGATCTTCCAGCCGCAGTCAAGGCGCTTTATCTGGAGCACAACTTGGGAATCCCGGCTGGAAGAAACGCTGGCGTGGCAGTGGTCCAAGGCGAATTGCTGTTCTTCCTTGATGATGATGCTGCGTTGGCTGATGCACATTTCCTGGCAACGATCGCCCAGAGATTTGCCGCAGACCCCCAGTTGGGCTTGCTTCAACCGCGTGTTGTTGATCCCGCAGGCTTGGCGGCTCCGGCGCGGTGGGTGCCTCGACTGCGCGTTGGTGATCCAGCCGAGCCCGGACCAGCGACCTCGCTGTGGGAGGGCGCAGTGGCCATTCGCCGTGATCTCTTTGATCGCATCGGTGGCTGGCCCGATGAGTTCTTCTATGCTCACGAAGGCATCGATCTGGTGTGGCGAGTCTGGGACGAGGGCTTCACCCCTTGGTATGCAGGTGACCTCGAGGTGCACCATCCAGTCATTGATCCGGCTCGACATGTGGAGTACTACCGACTCAATGCGCGCAATCGGGTCTGGTTGGCGCGCCGGAATCTGCCCTTGGTCTTGGAGCCGATCTATGTTGGCACCTGGGTTGGAATGACCCTGTTACGCGTTCATGATCGCCAGGCTCTGCGCGCCTGGTTCGGTGGAATGTCCGAAGGCATGCGGGTGCGCCCGAAAGGTCGTCGCGTGATGCATTGGAGCACTGTGTGGGCGATGACGAAGGCTGGTCGTCCGCCCGTCATCTAA